A section of the Labrus mixtus chromosome 15, fLabMix1.1, whole genome shotgun sequence genome encodes:
- the ptpn22 gene encoding tyrosine-protein phosphatase non-receptor type 22 isoform X5 gives MGHQAGILRSFLAQLERQEALDREAPYGIVGEFTRLKSQSTKYRTDRTYPTKTAEKQENIKKNRYKDIVPFDHTRVKLTLSTSKNDTDYINASFIKGVSGSRAYIATQGPLPHSVLDFLRMLWEYKTKVVVMACREFEMGKKKCERYWPEKQEQPFVCEPFTVYCDSEEPKGDYLTRTLRLTHCNSSRTLKQLHYVNWPDHGVPDSIPPILDMLYEMRTEQPHDDVPICIHCSAGCGRTGALCVIDYTWNLLNKEMITPDFNIYDLVQNMRTQRHSLVQTKEQYELVYRTIRLLFERYLESMDAQTQRNEVTMVPSTITPDTESEPSDLSEDLDLRPQFQLDEERDILPKHNTLLPSNSENLIALRTQDTRGDQQQLDLLQHLPEILATTKDLQERPSTSLEDSDDIPSLNIQTSPAVAEAICLMVEDPYFDTALSSLSSEEPPLVSKDHTKDWTDTSVLSTPSLRLNDQTMELMSHASGTVEVHTNEEAPPPLPQRTPDSYILAIDTEHPDPCERLTVIIPPNAAAQAVRELGGSPPSPVPSLPERTPESFELAIDQAPVEQRLEIKPNLNRIGVSSEWSGNSEQATTAQQSETKSWIRSKSLRAKMTFTVAPATHPDLASKPMNLQPYCPPPDPIPPSLPHQTEECLTPPLPDRTPESFILNAGDAVQETTALSPQHLETTPPSARVSSSSDRSSPSQPRRFLDAVMSRSKSVRVKSSKQEPLTAVQQLTPPTVVRAEAGSGFGTRFGKPKGPRSYPETWV, from the exons ATGGGGCATCAAGCCGGGATATTGAGGAGCTTCCTGGCCCAACTGGAGAGACAGGAGGCTTTGGACAGGGAGGCACCGTATGGCATAGTCGGGGAGTTTACG aGGTTGAAAAGCCAGTCGACGAAGTATCGCACAGACAGGACCTACCCCACAAAGACTGCCGAAAAGCAGGAAAACATCAAGAAGAACCGATACAAGGACATCGTTccct TTGACCACACCAGAGTGAAGCTCACTCTCTCAACATCTAAAAATGACACCGACTACATCAACGCCAGTTTCATCAAG GGAGTGTCTGGCTCTAGGGCCTACATCGCGACTCAGGGCCCCCTGCCTCACTCAGTCCTGGACTTCCTGAGGATGCTTTGGGAGTACAAGACAAAG GTTGTAGTGATGGCCTGTCGAGAATTTGAGATGGGAAAG AAAAAGTGTGAGCGGTACTGGCCAGAGAAACAAGAGCAGCCGTTCGTGTGTGAACCCTTTACAGTTTACTGT gattcTGAGGAACCTAAAGGAGATTATCTGACAAGGACATTACGGCTGACTCATTGCAAT TCTAGCCGAACTTTGAAACAGCTGCACTACGTCAACTGGCCCGATCACGGCGTACCGGACTCCATCCCTCCCATCCTGGACATGTTGTATGAGATGCGTACAGAGCAACCACATGATGATGTCCCCATCTGCATCCACTGCAG TGCCGGCTGTGGCAGAACAGGAGCCCTGTGTGTCATAGATTATACTTGGAACCTGCTGAATAAAGAG ATGATCACTCCAGACTTCAATATCTATGACTTGGTTCAAAACATGAGAACCCAGAGACACTCACTGGTTCAAACCAAG GAACAATATGAGCTGGTCTACAGAACCATCCGGTTACTGTTTGAGAGATATCTGGAGTCCATGGATGCACAGACCCAAAGAAATGAG GTGACTATGGTCCCATCCACGATCACACCTGACACTGAAAGCGAGCCCTCTGACCTGAGTGAGGATTTGGATTTGCGACCACAATTCCAGCTTGATGAAGAAAGGGATATTCTACCAAAGCACAACACTCTTTTACCCTCCAATTCAGAAAATCTCATTGCACTAAGAACCCAGGATACACGGGGGGACCAGCAGCAATTAGATCTACTTCAACACCTTCCAGAAATTCTCGCCACAACCAAGGATCTGCAGGAGAGACCAAGTACCTCACTTGAAGACAGTGATGACATACCATCACtaaacattcaaacttcacCTGCTGTGGCAGAAGCCATTTGTCTGATGGTTGAGGACCCCTACTTTGATACTGCTCTGAGCTCCCTCTCATCAGAGGAGCCACCATTGGTCTCTAAAGACCATACCAAAGATTGGACAGACACCTCTGTCCTCAGCACACCTTCATTGCGTCTTAATGACCAGACTATGGAGCTCATGTCTCATGCTTCAG GTACTGTTGAAGTTCATACAAATGAGGAAGCACCGCCTCCCCTACCTCAACGAACCCCTGATTCCTACATACTGGCCATTGACACAG AGCACCCAGATCCCTGCGAGAGGTTAACGGTAATCATTCCACCCAATGCTGCTGCTCAGGCTGTCAGGGAGTTAGGAG GTAGCCCCCCCTCACCTGTCCCCTCACTCCCAGAGAGAACCCCAGAATCGTTTGAGCTTGCTATCGACCAAG ctcCTGTGGAGCAGAGGTTAGAGATAAAGCCAAACCTGAACAGGATAGGGGTGTCTTCAGAATGGTCTGGAAACTCAGAACAAGCTACCACTGCACAGCAGAGTGAAACCAAATCTTGGATAAGGAGTAAG AGTCTCAGAGCAAAAATGACCTTCACAG TAGCTCCAGCAACACATCCTGATCTTGCATCAAAACCAATGAACCTCCAGCCGTACTGCCCACCTCCGGACCCCATACCCCCCTCGCTGCCTCATCAAA CTGAGGAGTGCctgactcctccccttcctGACCGTACCCCGGAGTCCTTCATCCTTAACGCAGGAGACG CAGTTCAGGAGACAACCGCTCTCAGCCCGCAGCACTTGGAAACAACTCCTCCCTCAGCAAGGGTCAGCTCATCATCCGATCGAAGTAGCCCCTCTCAGCCCAGGAGGTTCCTTGATGCAGTCATGAGCAGGAGCAAG AGTGTTCGAGTTAAAAGTTCAAAACAAG AGCCCCTCACTGCAGTTCAGCAGCTCACTCCACCCACTGTGGTCAGAGCGGAGGCAGGAAGTG GGTTTGGGACCCGTTTTGGAAAGCCAAAGGGACCCAGG
- the ptpn22 gene encoding tyrosine-protein phosphatase non-receptor type 22 isoform X1, which yields MGHQAGILRSFLAQLERQEALDREAPYGIVGEFTRLKSQSTKYRTDRTYPTKTAEKQENIKKNRYKDIVPFDHTRVKLTLSTSKNDTDYINASFIKGVSGSRAYIATQGPLPHSVLDFLRMLWEYKTKVVVMACREFEMGKKKCERYWPEKQEQPFVCEPFTVYCDSEEPKGDYLTRTLRLTHCNSSRTLKQLHYVNWPDHGVPDSIPPILDMLYEMRTEQPHDDVPICIHCSAGCGRTGALCVIDYTWNLLNKEMITPDFNIYDLVQNMRTQRHSLVQTKEQYELVYRTIRLLFERYLESMDAQTQRNEVTMVPSTITPDTESEPSDLSEDLDLRPQFQLDEERDILPKHNTLLPSNSENLIALRTQDTRGDQQQLDLLQHLPEILATTKDLQERPSTSLEDSDDIPSLNIQTSPAVAEAICLMVEDPYFDTALSSLSSEEPPLVSKDHTKDWTDTSVLSTPSLRLNDQTMELMSHASGTVEVHTNEEAPPPLPQRTPDSYILAIDTEHPDPCERLTVIIPPNAAAQAVRELGGSPPSPVPSLPERTPESFELAIDQAPVEQRLEIKPNLNRIGVSSEWSGNSEQATTAQQSETKSWIRSKSLRAKMTFTVAPATHPDLASKPMNLQPYCPPPDPIPPSLPHQTEECLTPPLPDRTPESFILNAGDAVQETTALSPQHLETTPPSARVSSSSDRSSPSQPRRFLDAVMSRSKSVRVKSSKQEPLTAVQQLTPPTVVRAEAGSAQVEHDVHRRGSLNTEASGNKADKSNEKGMTRSRSLKFFRHKQKPKTTPPPPPTQTGTPTPSYSASSSLFRFGFGTRFGKPKGPRSYPETWV from the exons ATGGGGCATCAAGCCGGGATATTGAGGAGCTTCCTGGCCCAACTGGAGAGACAGGAGGCTTTGGACAGGGAGGCACCGTATGGCATAGTCGGGGAGTTTACG aGGTTGAAAAGCCAGTCGACGAAGTATCGCACAGACAGGACCTACCCCACAAAGACTGCCGAAAAGCAGGAAAACATCAAGAAGAACCGATACAAGGACATCGTTccct TTGACCACACCAGAGTGAAGCTCACTCTCTCAACATCTAAAAATGACACCGACTACATCAACGCCAGTTTCATCAAG GGAGTGTCTGGCTCTAGGGCCTACATCGCGACTCAGGGCCCCCTGCCTCACTCAGTCCTGGACTTCCTGAGGATGCTTTGGGAGTACAAGACAAAG GTTGTAGTGATGGCCTGTCGAGAATTTGAGATGGGAAAG AAAAAGTGTGAGCGGTACTGGCCAGAGAAACAAGAGCAGCCGTTCGTGTGTGAACCCTTTACAGTTTACTGT gattcTGAGGAACCTAAAGGAGATTATCTGACAAGGACATTACGGCTGACTCATTGCAAT TCTAGCCGAACTTTGAAACAGCTGCACTACGTCAACTGGCCCGATCACGGCGTACCGGACTCCATCCCTCCCATCCTGGACATGTTGTATGAGATGCGTACAGAGCAACCACATGATGATGTCCCCATCTGCATCCACTGCAG TGCCGGCTGTGGCAGAACAGGAGCCCTGTGTGTCATAGATTATACTTGGAACCTGCTGAATAAAGAG ATGATCACTCCAGACTTCAATATCTATGACTTGGTTCAAAACATGAGAACCCAGAGACACTCACTGGTTCAAACCAAG GAACAATATGAGCTGGTCTACAGAACCATCCGGTTACTGTTTGAGAGATATCTGGAGTCCATGGATGCACAGACCCAAAGAAATGAG GTGACTATGGTCCCATCCACGATCACACCTGACACTGAAAGCGAGCCCTCTGACCTGAGTGAGGATTTGGATTTGCGACCACAATTCCAGCTTGATGAAGAAAGGGATATTCTACCAAAGCACAACACTCTTTTACCCTCCAATTCAGAAAATCTCATTGCACTAAGAACCCAGGATACACGGGGGGACCAGCAGCAATTAGATCTACTTCAACACCTTCCAGAAATTCTCGCCACAACCAAGGATCTGCAGGAGAGACCAAGTACCTCACTTGAAGACAGTGATGACATACCATCACtaaacattcaaacttcacCTGCTGTGGCAGAAGCCATTTGTCTGATGGTTGAGGACCCCTACTTTGATACTGCTCTGAGCTCCCTCTCATCAGAGGAGCCACCATTGGTCTCTAAAGACCATACCAAAGATTGGACAGACACCTCTGTCCTCAGCACACCTTCATTGCGTCTTAATGACCAGACTATGGAGCTCATGTCTCATGCTTCAG GTACTGTTGAAGTTCATACAAATGAGGAAGCACCGCCTCCCCTACCTCAACGAACCCCTGATTCCTACATACTGGCCATTGACACAG AGCACCCAGATCCCTGCGAGAGGTTAACGGTAATCATTCCACCCAATGCTGCTGCTCAGGCTGTCAGGGAGTTAGGAG GTAGCCCCCCCTCACCTGTCCCCTCACTCCCAGAGAGAACCCCAGAATCGTTTGAGCTTGCTATCGACCAAG ctcCTGTGGAGCAGAGGTTAGAGATAAAGCCAAACCTGAACAGGATAGGGGTGTCTTCAGAATGGTCTGGAAACTCAGAACAAGCTACCACTGCACAGCAGAGTGAAACCAAATCTTGGATAAGGAGTAAG AGTCTCAGAGCAAAAATGACCTTCACAG TAGCTCCAGCAACACATCCTGATCTTGCATCAAAACCAATGAACCTCCAGCCGTACTGCCCACCTCCGGACCCCATACCCCCCTCGCTGCCTCATCAAA CTGAGGAGTGCctgactcctccccttcctGACCGTACCCCGGAGTCCTTCATCCTTAACGCAGGAGACG CAGTTCAGGAGACAACCGCTCTCAGCCCGCAGCACTTGGAAACAACTCCTCCCTCAGCAAGGGTCAGCTCATCATCCGATCGAAGTAGCCCCTCTCAGCCCAGGAGGTTCCTTGATGCAGTCATGAGCAGGAGCAAG AGTGTTCGAGTTAAAAGTTCAAAACAAG AGCCCCTCACTGCAGTTCAGCAGCTCACTCCACCCACTGTGGTCAGAGCGGAGGCAGGAAGTG CACAAGTGGAGCATGATGTGCACCGCAGAGGTTCGCTGAACACTGAAGCATCAGGAAACAAAGCAGACAAAAGCAATGAGAAGGGCATGACTCGGTCgagg agtttgaagtttttcagacacaaacaaaaac CTAAAACTACCCCTCCCCCACCGCCCACTCAAACTGGAACTCCAACTCCATCATATAGTGcctcatcctcactgttcaGATTTG GGTTTGGGACCCGTTTTGGAAAGCCAAAGGGACCCAGG
- the ptpn22 gene encoding tyrosine-protein phosphatase non-receptor type 22 isoform X4 codes for MGHQAGILRSFLAQLERQEALDREAPYGIVGEFTRLKSQSTKYRTDRTYPTKTAEKQENIKKNRYKDIVPFDHTRVKLTLSTSKNDTDYINASFIKGVSGSRAYIATQGPLPHSVLDFLRMLWEYKTKVVVMACREFEMGKKKCERYWPEKQEQPFVCEPFTVYCDSEEPKGDYLTRTLRLTHCNSSRTLKQLHYVNWPDHGVPDSIPPILDMLYEMRTEQPHDDVPICIHCSAGCGRTGALCVIDYTWNLLNKEMITPDFNIYDLVQNMRTQRHSLVQTKEQYELVYRTIRLLFERYLESMDAQTQRNEVTMVPSTITPDTESEPSDLSEDLDLRPQFQLDEERDILPKHNTLLPSNSENLIALRTQDTRGDQQQLDLLQHLPEILATTKDLQERPSTSLEDSDDIPSLNIQTSPAVAEAICLMVEDPYFDTALSSLSSEEPPLVSKDHTKDWTDTSVLSTPSLRLNDQTMELMSHASEHPDPCERLTVIIPPNAAAQAVRELGGSPPSPVPSLPERTPESFELAIDQAPVEQRLEIKPNLNRIGVSSEWSGNSEQATTAQQSETKSWIRSKSLRAKMTFTVAPATHPDLASKPMNLQPYCPPPDPIPPSLPHQTEECLTPPLPDRTPESFILNAGDAVQETTALSPQHLETTPPSARVSSSSDRSSPSQPRRFLDAVMSRSKSVRVKSSKQEPLTAVQQLTPPTVVRAEAGSAQVEHDVHRRGSLNTEASGNKADKSNEKGMTRSRSLKFFRHKQKPKTTPPPPPTQTGTPTPSYSASSSLFRFGFGTRFGKPKGPRSYPETWV; via the exons ATGGGGCATCAAGCCGGGATATTGAGGAGCTTCCTGGCCCAACTGGAGAGACAGGAGGCTTTGGACAGGGAGGCACCGTATGGCATAGTCGGGGAGTTTACG aGGTTGAAAAGCCAGTCGACGAAGTATCGCACAGACAGGACCTACCCCACAAAGACTGCCGAAAAGCAGGAAAACATCAAGAAGAACCGATACAAGGACATCGTTccct TTGACCACACCAGAGTGAAGCTCACTCTCTCAACATCTAAAAATGACACCGACTACATCAACGCCAGTTTCATCAAG GGAGTGTCTGGCTCTAGGGCCTACATCGCGACTCAGGGCCCCCTGCCTCACTCAGTCCTGGACTTCCTGAGGATGCTTTGGGAGTACAAGACAAAG GTTGTAGTGATGGCCTGTCGAGAATTTGAGATGGGAAAG AAAAAGTGTGAGCGGTACTGGCCAGAGAAACAAGAGCAGCCGTTCGTGTGTGAACCCTTTACAGTTTACTGT gattcTGAGGAACCTAAAGGAGATTATCTGACAAGGACATTACGGCTGACTCATTGCAAT TCTAGCCGAACTTTGAAACAGCTGCACTACGTCAACTGGCCCGATCACGGCGTACCGGACTCCATCCCTCCCATCCTGGACATGTTGTATGAGATGCGTACAGAGCAACCACATGATGATGTCCCCATCTGCATCCACTGCAG TGCCGGCTGTGGCAGAACAGGAGCCCTGTGTGTCATAGATTATACTTGGAACCTGCTGAATAAAGAG ATGATCACTCCAGACTTCAATATCTATGACTTGGTTCAAAACATGAGAACCCAGAGACACTCACTGGTTCAAACCAAG GAACAATATGAGCTGGTCTACAGAACCATCCGGTTACTGTTTGAGAGATATCTGGAGTCCATGGATGCACAGACCCAAAGAAATGAG GTGACTATGGTCCCATCCACGATCACACCTGACACTGAAAGCGAGCCCTCTGACCTGAGTGAGGATTTGGATTTGCGACCACAATTCCAGCTTGATGAAGAAAGGGATATTCTACCAAAGCACAACACTCTTTTACCCTCCAATTCAGAAAATCTCATTGCACTAAGAACCCAGGATACACGGGGGGACCAGCAGCAATTAGATCTACTTCAACACCTTCCAGAAATTCTCGCCACAACCAAGGATCTGCAGGAGAGACCAAGTACCTCACTTGAAGACAGTGATGACATACCATCACtaaacattcaaacttcacCTGCTGTGGCAGAAGCCATTTGTCTGATGGTTGAGGACCCCTACTTTGATACTGCTCTGAGCTCCCTCTCATCAGAGGAGCCACCATTGGTCTCTAAAGACCATACCAAAGATTGGACAGACACCTCTGTCCTCAGCACACCTTCATTGCGTCTTAATGACCAGACTATGGAGCTCATGTCTCATGCTTCAG AGCACCCAGATCCCTGCGAGAGGTTAACGGTAATCATTCCACCCAATGCTGCTGCTCAGGCTGTCAGGGAGTTAGGAG GTAGCCCCCCCTCACCTGTCCCCTCACTCCCAGAGAGAACCCCAGAATCGTTTGAGCTTGCTATCGACCAAG ctcCTGTGGAGCAGAGGTTAGAGATAAAGCCAAACCTGAACAGGATAGGGGTGTCTTCAGAATGGTCTGGAAACTCAGAACAAGCTACCACTGCACAGCAGAGTGAAACCAAATCTTGGATAAGGAGTAAG AGTCTCAGAGCAAAAATGACCTTCACAG TAGCTCCAGCAACACATCCTGATCTTGCATCAAAACCAATGAACCTCCAGCCGTACTGCCCACCTCCGGACCCCATACCCCCCTCGCTGCCTCATCAAA CTGAGGAGTGCctgactcctccccttcctGACCGTACCCCGGAGTCCTTCATCCTTAACGCAGGAGACG CAGTTCAGGAGACAACCGCTCTCAGCCCGCAGCACTTGGAAACAACTCCTCCCTCAGCAAGGGTCAGCTCATCATCCGATCGAAGTAGCCCCTCTCAGCCCAGGAGGTTCCTTGATGCAGTCATGAGCAGGAGCAAG AGTGTTCGAGTTAAAAGTTCAAAACAAG AGCCCCTCACTGCAGTTCAGCAGCTCACTCCACCCACTGTGGTCAGAGCGGAGGCAGGAAGTG CACAAGTGGAGCATGATGTGCACCGCAGAGGTTCGCTGAACACTGAAGCATCAGGAAACAAAGCAGACAAAAGCAATGAGAAGGGCATGACTCGGTCgagg agtttgaagtttttcagacacaaacaaaaac CTAAAACTACCCCTCCCCCACCGCCCACTCAAACTGGAACTCCAACTCCATCATATAGTGcctcatcctcactgttcaGATTTG GGTTTGGGACCCGTTTTGGAAAGCCAAAGGGACCCAGG
- the ptpn22 gene encoding tyrosine-protein phosphatase non-receptor type 22 isoform X3: MGHQAGILRSFLAQLERQEALDREAPYGIVGEFTRLKSQSTKYRTDRTYPTKTAEKQENIKKNRYKDIVPFDHTRVKLTLSTSKNDTDYINASFIKGVSGSRAYIATQGPLPHSVLDFLRMLWEYKTKVVVMACREFEMGKKKCERYWPEKQEQPFVCEPFTVYCDSEEPKGDYLTRTLRLTHCNSSRTLKQLHYVNWPDHGVPDSIPPILDMLYEMRTEQPHDDVPICIHCSAGCGRTGALCVIDYTWNLLNKEMITPDFNIYDLVQNMRTQRHSLVQTKEQYELVYRTIRLLFERYLESMDAQTQRNEVTMVPSTITPDTESEPSDLSEDLDLRPQFQLDEERDILPKHNTLLPSNSENLIALRTQDTRGDQQQLDLLQHLPEILATTKDLQERPSTSLEDSDDIPSLNIQTSPAVAEAICLMVEDPYFDTALSSLSSEEPPLVSKDHTKDWTDTSVLSTPSLRLNDQTMELMSHASGTVEVHTNEEAPPPLPQRTPDSYILAIDTEHPDPCERLTVIIPPNAAAQAVRELGGSPPSPVPSLPERTPESFELAIDQAPVEQRLEIKPNLNRIGVSSEWSGNSEQATTAQQSETKSWIRSKSLRAKMTFTAPATHPDLASKPMNLQPYCPPPDPIPPSLPHQTEECLTPPLPDRTPESFILNAGDAVQETTALSPQHLETTPPSARVSSSSDRSSPSQPRRFLDAVMSRSKSVRVKSSKQEPLTAVQQLTPPTVVRAEAGSAQVEHDVHRRGSLNTEASGNKADKSNEKGMTRSRSLKFFRHKQKPKTTPPPPPTQTGTPTPSYSASSSLFRFGFGTRFGKPKGPRSYPETWV, from the exons ATGGGGCATCAAGCCGGGATATTGAGGAGCTTCCTGGCCCAACTGGAGAGACAGGAGGCTTTGGACAGGGAGGCACCGTATGGCATAGTCGGGGAGTTTACG aGGTTGAAAAGCCAGTCGACGAAGTATCGCACAGACAGGACCTACCCCACAAAGACTGCCGAAAAGCAGGAAAACATCAAGAAGAACCGATACAAGGACATCGTTccct TTGACCACACCAGAGTGAAGCTCACTCTCTCAACATCTAAAAATGACACCGACTACATCAACGCCAGTTTCATCAAG GGAGTGTCTGGCTCTAGGGCCTACATCGCGACTCAGGGCCCCCTGCCTCACTCAGTCCTGGACTTCCTGAGGATGCTTTGGGAGTACAAGACAAAG GTTGTAGTGATGGCCTGTCGAGAATTTGAGATGGGAAAG AAAAAGTGTGAGCGGTACTGGCCAGAGAAACAAGAGCAGCCGTTCGTGTGTGAACCCTTTACAGTTTACTGT gattcTGAGGAACCTAAAGGAGATTATCTGACAAGGACATTACGGCTGACTCATTGCAAT TCTAGCCGAACTTTGAAACAGCTGCACTACGTCAACTGGCCCGATCACGGCGTACCGGACTCCATCCCTCCCATCCTGGACATGTTGTATGAGATGCGTACAGAGCAACCACATGATGATGTCCCCATCTGCATCCACTGCAG TGCCGGCTGTGGCAGAACAGGAGCCCTGTGTGTCATAGATTATACTTGGAACCTGCTGAATAAAGAG ATGATCACTCCAGACTTCAATATCTATGACTTGGTTCAAAACATGAGAACCCAGAGACACTCACTGGTTCAAACCAAG GAACAATATGAGCTGGTCTACAGAACCATCCGGTTACTGTTTGAGAGATATCTGGAGTCCATGGATGCACAGACCCAAAGAAATGAG GTGACTATGGTCCCATCCACGATCACACCTGACACTGAAAGCGAGCCCTCTGACCTGAGTGAGGATTTGGATTTGCGACCACAATTCCAGCTTGATGAAGAAAGGGATATTCTACCAAAGCACAACACTCTTTTACCCTCCAATTCAGAAAATCTCATTGCACTAAGAACCCAGGATACACGGGGGGACCAGCAGCAATTAGATCTACTTCAACACCTTCCAGAAATTCTCGCCACAACCAAGGATCTGCAGGAGAGACCAAGTACCTCACTTGAAGACAGTGATGACATACCATCACtaaacattcaaacttcacCTGCTGTGGCAGAAGCCATTTGTCTGATGGTTGAGGACCCCTACTTTGATACTGCTCTGAGCTCCCTCTCATCAGAGGAGCCACCATTGGTCTCTAAAGACCATACCAAAGATTGGACAGACACCTCTGTCCTCAGCACACCTTCATTGCGTCTTAATGACCAGACTATGGAGCTCATGTCTCATGCTTCAG GTACTGTTGAAGTTCATACAAATGAGGAAGCACCGCCTCCCCTACCTCAACGAACCCCTGATTCCTACATACTGGCCATTGACACAG AGCACCCAGATCCCTGCGAGAGGTTAACGGTAATCATTCCACCCAATGCTGCTGCTCAGGCTGTCAGGGAGTTAGGAG GTAGCCCCCCCTCACCTGTCCCCTCACTCCCAGAGAGAACCCCAGAATCGTTTGAGCTTGCTATCGACCAAG ctcCTGTGGAGCAGAGGTTAGAGATAAAGCCAAACCTGAACAGGATAGGGGTGTCTTCAGAATGGTCTGGAAACTCAGAACAAGCTACCACTGCACAGCAGAGTGAAACCAAATCTTGGATAAGGAGTAAG AGTCTCAGAGCAAAAATGACCTTCACAG CTCCAGCAACACATCCTGATCTTGCATCAAAACCAATGAACCTCCAGCCGTACTGCCCACCTCCGGACCCCATACCCCCCTCGCTGCCTCATCAAA CTGAGGAGTGCctgactcctccccttcctGACCGTACCCCGGAGTCCTTCATCCTTAACGCAGGAGACG CAGTTCAGGAGACAACCGCTCTCAGCCCGCAGCACTTGGAAACAACTCCTCCCTCAGCAAGGGTCAGCTCATCATCCGATCGAAGTAGCCCCTCTCAGCCCAGGAGGTTCCTTGATGCAGTCATGAGCAGGAGCAAG AGTGTTCGAGTTAAAAGTTCAAAACAAG AGCCCCTCACTGCAGTTCAGCAGCTCACTCCACCCACTGTGGTCAGAGCGGAGGCAGGAAGTG CACAAGTGGAGCATGATGTGCACCGCAGAGGTTCGCTGAACACTGAAGCATCAGGAAACAAAGCAGACAAAAGCAATGAGAAGGGCATGACTCGGTCgagg agtttgaagtttttcagacacaaacaaaaac CTAAAACTACCCCTCCCCCACCGCCCACTCAAACTGGAACTCCAACTCCATCATATAGTGcctcatcctcactgttcaGATTTG GGTTTGGGACCCGTTTTGGAAAGCCAAAGGGACCCAGG